The Methylomonas koyamae genome has a segment encoding these proteins:
- a CDS encoding IS5 family transposase, with translation MTVAQDDLFGSLFEHRDRRIDRLGNPLLELEAQVDWEAFRPLLDQVRHKVRKSSAGRKPWDGVLMFKALVIASLYNLSDEQLEFQIEDRRSFQRFIGLSDAKHAPDRNSFWLFRESLKELKLTETLFNEFNRQLDRAGLIARKGQLIDASFVKAPVQRNTPDENARIKAGETVEDWSASKRSQKDTDARWTKKGDKSYYGYKNHVNVDNAHKLVRKYTVTDASVHDSQALNGLLDSGNTSRDVWADSAYRSEATEASLKAQGYRSRIHRKGVRGKPLTDREKQGNSTRSKTRCRVEHVFAWMAQWGGKAVRCIGLARAEVRIGFMNLMYNMRRFCAIRRVAAS, from the coding sequence ATGACGGTGGCACAAGACGACCTTTTCGGTTCCCTGTTTGAACATCGTGATCGTCGAATCGATCGTTTGGGTAATCCGTTGTTGGAATTAGAGGCGCAAGTGGATTGGGAAGCGTTCCGTCCGTTGCTGGATCAAGTGCGTCACAAAGTCCGCAAATCGTCTGCCGGGCGTAAGCCTTGGGATGGGGTGTTGATGTTCAAAGCGTTGGTCATCGCCAGCCTCTACAATCTGAGCGACGAGCAACTGGAATTCCAAATCGAAGATCGGCGCAGTTTTCAGCGATTTATTGGGTTGTCGGATGCCAAGCACGCACCGGATCGCAACAGTTTCTGGCTATTTCGTGAGTCACTCAAAGAACTGAAACTCACCGAGACGTTATTCAACGAATTCAACCGACAATTGGACCGTGCCGGCCTGATTGCCCGCAAGGGTCAGCTGATTGACGCCAGCTTCGTCAAGGCGCCGGTGCAGCGTAATACGCCGGACGAGAACGCCCGGATTAAAGCTGGCGAAACCGTCGAGGACTGGTCAGCCTCCAAACGCAGTCAGAAGGATACCGATGCGCGCTGGACCAAGAAAGGCGACAAGAGCTATTACGGGTACAAGAACCACGTCAACGTTGATAATGCCCACAAGTTGGTTCGCAAATACACGGTCACCGATGCCAGCGTCCACGACTCGCAAGCCCTGAACGGCTTGCTCGATAGCGGCAATACCAGCCGGGATGTGTGGGCCGACAGTGCCTACCGATCCGAAGCCACGGAAGCCAGCCTTAAAGCGCAAGGTTACCGCAGCCGGATTCACCGCAAAGGGGTTCGCGGCAAACCGCTGACTGACCGGGAAAAACAAGGTAACAGTACCCGCTCCAAAACCCGTTGCCGGGTCGAGCACGTGTTTGCCTGGATGGCGCAATGGGGCGGTAAGGCGGTTCGTTGCATTGGCCTAGCCCGGGCCGAAGTGCGTATCGGCTTCATGAATCTGATGTACAACATGCGACGTTTTTGCGCCATTCGCAGGGTGGCTGCGTCTTGA
- a CDS encoding EthD family reductase — MKKISILYPNRADARFDFAYYVDSHMPLSIERLSAHPGYRGVSVERGLGGAVPGSPPAYVAMCHFLFESVEDFLVAFMPHAAELQGDMPNYTDIEPVIQFNDVLISAQAGDLTRPDQ, encoded by the coding sequence ATGAAAAAAATCAGTATTCTGTACCCTAACCGGGCGGATGCCCGCTTCGATTTTGCTTATTACGTGGATTCCCACATGCCGCTGTCGATAGAACGCCTCAGCGCCCACCCAGGGTATCGCGGGGTATCGGTCGAACGAGGGTTGGGCGGTGCGGTGCCGGGTAGCCCGCCGGCTTATGTCGCCATGTGCCATTTTCTGTTCGAATCGGTGGAAGATTTTTTGGTCGCGTTTATGCCGCATGCCGCCGAGCTGCAGGGCGATATGCCGAATTACACCGATATTGAACCGGTGATTCAGTTCAACGACGTGTTGATTTCGGCGCAAGCCGGCGACTTGACGAGACCGGATCAATGA
- a CDS encoding SRPBCC family protein produces MLEIILLLVAVALAAFAVLAWRQPDTFSVSRSLAMAAPASAVFAQVNDLRKWEAWSPWAKLDPKAQNSFEGPDAGVGAVMRWSGNNQVGQGSMAIVDSRPDSFIRFSLEFVKPFKASNVAEFSFAEAGNETVVTWTMSGRNNVVGKAMSVLMNCDKMVGGQFEQGLAAIKRIVEAGA; encoded by the coding sequence ATGTTGGAAATCATCCTGCTCTTGGTCGCCGTTGCGTTGGCGGCATTCGCGGTGCTGGCCTGGCGCCAGCCGGACACGTTTAGCGTTAGCCGCTCGTTGGCGATGGCGGCGCCGGCATCGGCGGTGTTTGCCCAGGTCAACGATTTGCGCAAATGGGAGGCCTGGTCGCCCTGGGCCAAGCTGGATCCGAAGGCGCAAAACAGTTTCGAAGGGCCCGATGCCGGCGTCGGCGCGGTGATGCGTTGGTCGGGCAACAATCAGGTCGGGCAGGGCAGTATGGCCATCGTCGACAGCCGGCCGGACAGCTTCATCCGCTTTAGCCTGGAGTTCGTAAAGCCGTTCAAAGCCAGTAACGTCGCCGAATTCAGCTTCGCCGAGGCCGGCAACGAAACCGTGGTGACTTGGACCATGTCCGGGCGCAATAATGTTGTCGGTAAGGCGATGAGCGTACTGATGAATTGCGACAAAATGGTCGGCGGCCAATTCGAACAGGGTTTGGCGGCAATCAAGCGTATCGTCGAAGCTGGCGCCTGA
- a CDS encoding DUF2750 domain-containing protein: MRYQPHRDEIAAVPDMSDEERLEYFLYRVFETDEVWCLKDAGQPVIRDVAGRDTLPVWPYKIFAEAAATGDWEGLQPVPESVDYFTYQTLNRAAGQEVTLEIMPRGSAPGCLIAPQRLFGMLENMMESRDYTVGD, encoded by the coding sequence ATGCGCTACCAGCCCCATCGAGATGAAATTGCCGCCGTCCCGGATATGTCCGACGAGGAGCGGTTGGAGTATTTTTTGTACCGCGTGTTCGAGACCGACGAAGTTTGGTGTCTGAAAGATGCCGGGCAACCGGTCATACGCGACGTGGCTGGCCGGGACACGCTGCCGGTCTGGCCCTATAAAATCTTTGCCGAGGCCGCCGCCACCGGCGATTGGGAAGGGCTGCAGCCGGTGCCGGAATCGGTGGATTATTTCACCTACCAGACCCTGAACCGTGCCGCCGGCCAGGAGGTGACGCTGGAAATCATGCCGCGCGGTTCGGCGCCGGGATGTTTGATCGCGCCGCAGCGCCTGTTCGGCATGCTGGAAAACATGATGGAGTCGCGCGACTACACGGTCGGCGACTGA
- a CDS encoding amino acid permease → MDPHDTDRSDRVRPDRLAPSLHWFHLVALGVGAIVGTGILTLIGVGAGKAGPAVVVSFVFAGLVCASAALAYAEMATAIPQAGGAYTYARVMLGERIAWLVGWSLILEYSLVVSAVAVGWSGYAAPLLHEMWGMPMRWMQAPDAGGALNLPAVAIIAAVAAALVYGTRESATFNALLVGLKLIALLLFVVLAAREFDPHNLQPFMPFGFAKQTGADGVERGVMVAAAIIFFAFYGFDAIATAAEEAHYPERDLAIGIVGSMLVCVAIYLAVALAALGALSYARFAASPEPLALVLRELGQPLAARFLGLSAVVALPTVILAFFYGQSRIFYALARDGLLPAALAKISRRGTPAGATAFTALLVGAIAGTFPLAEIAALANAGTLLAFSAVAASMLIARRQGPPPPGRFRAPLPWLTGPVAILGCGYLFVSLPWQTQAYFLIWNSLGGVVYWIAAKRRRS, encoded by the coding sequence ATGGACCCGCACGATACCGATAGATCCGACCGTGTCCGGCCCGACCGGCTGGCGCCCAGCTTGCACTGGTTTCATTTGGTCGCGCTCGGCGTCGGCGCCATCGTCGGCACCGGCATTCTGACCTTGATCGGGGTCGGTGCCGGCAAGGCCGGGCCGGCCGTGGTCGTGTCGTTTGTATTCGCCGGCCTGGTCTGCGCCAGCGCCGCGTTGGCGTATGCGGAAATGGCGACCGCGATTCCGCAGGCCGGCGGTGCCTACACCTACGCCAGGGTCATGCTCGGCGAGCGGATCGCCTGGCTGGTAGGTTGGAGCCTGATTTTGGAATATTCGCTGGTGGTCAGCGCCGTTGCCGTGGGTTGGTCGGGTTATGCCGCACCGTTGCTGCACGAGATGTGGGGCATGCCGATGCGTTGGATGCAAGCTCCCGACGCCGGCGGCGCGCTCAACCTGCCGGCCGTCGCCATCATCGCCGCGGTGGCGGCGGCTTTGGTTTACGGCACGCGGGAAAGCGCGACTTTCAACGCGCTGTTGGTCGGTTTGAAATTGATCGCGTTGCTGCTGTTCGTCGTACTGGCGGCGCGCGAGTTCGATCCGCACAATCTGCAACCTTTCATGCCGTTCGGTTTTGCCAAACAAACCGGTGCCGACGGCGTCGAGCGCGGCGTAATGGTGGCCGCCGCCATCATTTTTTTTGCATTCTACGGCTTCGATGCGATTGCTACCGCAGCCGAGGAAGCCCACTATCCGGAACGGGATTTGGCGATAGGCATCGTCGGCTCGATGCTGGTCTGCGTGGCGATTTATCTTGCCGTGGCGCTGGCCGCGTTGGGCGCGCTGAGTTACGCGCGGTTTGCCGCCAGTCCGGAACCGTTGGCCTTGGTGCTGCGCGAACTGGGCCAGCCGTTGGCGGCGCGGTTTCTGGGCTTGTCGGCCGTGGTCGCGTTACCGACCGTGATCCTGGCGTTTTTTTACGGCCAGAGCCGGATTTTCTATGCGCTGGCGCGGGACGGCTTGTTACCCGCCGCGCTGGCCAAAATCTCCCGGCGCGGCACGCCGGCCGGCGCCACGGCGTTTACCGCGCTGCTGGTCGGCGCGATTGCCGGGACGTTTCCGTTAGCCGAGATCGCGGCATTGGCCAATGCCGGAACCTTGCTGGCGTTTAGCGCGGTCGCCGCCAGCATGCTGATCGCCCGCCGGCAAGGTCCGCCGCCGCCGGGCCGCTTCCGCGCGCCGTTGCCCTGGCTGACCGGCCCGGTCGCCATTCTGGGCTGCGGCTATCTGTTCGTCAGCCTGCCTTGGCAAACCCAAGCCTATTTCCTGATCTGGAATTCATTGGGCGGTGTGGTGTACTGGATTGCCGCCAAACGCCGCCGATCTTGA